The Ornithinibacillus sp. 4-3 region TTTTGCGAATGGTGAATCCTTTTACTATTGCACGTTGTTCACAACAGGGGAAGGACACGAACCATACATATCAGCTTGGTCGTGGGAGGCATTAGAGCGAGAAGCTAATAATCCAACAACTTGGTCAAGAGATAGTCTGCACAAAGGCAAAATTGATAATGTAGTGTTATCTAAAAGGAAAGAATTAATGAAGTGGTCTTATGTAGATTCTCCATATTACTGTTCAGGTGAAGAACATTTTCAATATGTGAAAAAGCTTTTTGAAGCTCGTCCATCGAGTGCACAACTTGATGAAGAGAAGTGGTTGATAGAATGGCAATTACGTTTAGAGGCAATGGAGCTAGCCATGAAAATACTCGATAAAGAAGGTTTGTTTTCCCTGAATCAAGCAAGAGAATTGATTTGTATCTTAGTTGAAGTCATGCCCCCAGATGAAATAAATACGCAAATAGCCAAACGTTTGAACGAAGCATACAATCTAGCATTACAATCATGGCTATCAGAAGCTGCAGAATGATATTAGCTGGAAGTCACACAGGATTTCGTAAATAATTAATAAAACCATAAAAGGAGCTAGATAAGATGAAAGAGATAAACTACTTAGAAATTATGTATAAAGATGATTATTATCCGAATTTTTTAGTGGATAAAATTAAAGTATTATTGGAAGACGGTGTTCAATATTTACAGCAAGGTACTCATTCTTTAGAGGAAATTCAGGCTAAATTTGATGAAATCACACGCTCTATTAATGATTTAGAAGATGAATTTGATCAACATCATAGTGAAATTGAGACCGTTGCAAGAGATAGTATTGCAGTAACAGTCATGGAGATATTGCAAGCATACAATATTGAGCTTGATATAGAGGATGCAATAAGAGAACGTGAATGGTGAAGATATTGTTAGAAGAGGAGGAATATGATGCGGGCTGCTTGGAGGAAACAAGCAATTATAAATATTCTAGAAAAATATGATCTTAACTTGAAATTAGAAATTATGGGAAAGAAAGAGCTAAAAACATTACTAATAGAATATGCTGAGGTGGCGCTGCGTTTAGACCTTGAAGCAGAGGAGAATTATGCACAAGTAGGTAATAGTCGTATAGCAGGGCGGCCAGATTTACCACCATCAATCAAATGGCCATGTACTGCGGATGGGGAAGCTTATACTTTTTTGGCGCAAATTAATTTAAGTGAATTGCCATTTCTGCCTTCAGATAGCTGGCCGACAGCAGGGATGCTTTATTTCTTTTTAGGTTTAGATGAACCAGCCTATAATATTGATCATCAGGTCATGTATTATAATGGCGATTTCGCAGATTTAACTTTAGCTAATTTCCCAGAGGGAGTAGAGGAAGTCAATGCAGATGAGCGTGAATTTATTGCGCATCGTATTACATGGCAACCTCAGTTATCATTACCTGATTTGGGCGAGGATTCAGATGTGCTACTTCAGGAATATGAGGAGCTTTATACAGAGATATGCGATGTGAGTGATGCACTGGGAGGAGGCTTACAAACATGGGCGGGAGAAACGCAGCTCGATGCCTATTTATGTCGTAATGGAATGGCTGAGCTATTATTTCAAACGCATAAAACACCAGAAAGAGTTGATCAGCAAGCGGTAGAAGCATTTACTGATGGGCGTGATCAATATGGTATGCATCTTTTAGAAGAAGTATTGCCACTTTTACGGAAGTATAAGGAACATGAAGAACAACATCAACAGGCTGCAAAAAATTGGCAAGTGTTGTTCTCTTTATCCTCTGTAGATGAAGTAAATATGTGCTGGTGGGACGCTGGATATTTAGAGTTTTTAATTAATGTGGAAGACTTAAAAGAAGGTCGTTTTAACAATACTTATCTTAATTTAGCAACAAGTTAAGAAGTGGAAATCGCTCTTTCTAGTAAAAAAATCTTTCTTATTCCCACTTTGAAATTAATCTTTCTTTTTAGGTAAATTGAAATATATTACAATCATTTCAGGGAGGAAGGGGTGTGCATAATGAGTAACGGATGGGAAGGCAGACGAGAAACACGTCAGTATGGCAATGGATGGATTAGTTTTGATCTGCCTGTATTGACTAATATCACGATCACTCAAGCATTGACCGCCATCCGTGATTCGTCCATTCAGGATCAGTGTCTAGACTTTGGCAAAGTGCATCTGGGTCCCTCTGGAAATCCACCAAGATATTTAACAGCACTTGACCATAAGACCCAAATTCCTCTTTCACCACAGCTGCAAGAGTTCTATTCATTTGCAAGATGGTGGCGTAACAGCATATTGTTAATGGAAGTGATCGATCCTGATGCCTATTTCGAGCATCTTACAAACCCTAACTTGCATTTGGGCGAGGTGCTTGCTAACGAATTCTCTCATCCATATGTACTCGTCGATGAGGACGAATGTGCAATAGATCCGGCTCGATGCGTACTGTTCAGTCTGGATACGCTCGATAGATATCCCTATAATCGGGTTTACCTTGTGTTTGGTGATAAAGAAGAACCTGAAGTTTGGGGATTCCGTGAAGAGCATTTCCATTCGCCAAATTTGCTGGCATATCTTGTGAATGGAGTACCACATGATGGGATTCTCTAAACTTCGTTGCGTCTAGCTTGTTCACGATAAGTTAAGCGTGTCTGTCGTTTATAGGTTTTCATACGCTTTAGTGATTGCAAGCCATTCAAACAGAATGAAGAGAATAGTCAGCGTAATCCAGGCTACTTGTGAGATTTGCTTTTCCATTTCTTGCTTCTTTTTAATCCCATAAATGCCCAAGATAATGGTGATTGCTGAGGGGAGGTATAGTATCCACAATCCGTAATTATTAGTACCAGTACCTCTTCGATTTATAAAGGTTACGACTGTTCCTTCTGGTACATTCCATACGACCCAGCTTGCAATTCCAAGCAATATCACCCCAACACTAAGCGTTACCACACTTATCCACTGCCCACGACTACTCATACCTTCACCTCATTCGCTTATCCCTTTTATAATCAGTTTATTATATTTATCTTGTAGGCTCAAAGAAAGTCTGTAATTCTTGTAAGGTGGTAACTCTTATTAAACAATAAAGAAATTGATAAATATAAACTTATTTTCTCAACGGAGTGCTCTATTTACTAGGACTTTTAAGTAGAAACAGCCTTTTAATCAAAACACAAAAAAGAGATAATGCTTTTGGCAATATCTCTTTATCTTCCTAGTTATAAACTTTTTTCTTCTTTTCAGCTCCGTAAAAATACATACTTAATGGCCACCATAAAACCGCAAATATTGGATAAACTTCCCAGATGACATTTGGTGTGGAAACAACACTTACAACAATAAAAAAGATGCTAGTCAGTAAGGTTCCAAAAAGAGATAAACCAAAATATTTCTTGGCTCTGATAAAATATAAAAGAATTGGCCACCAAAGAACAACATAAGCTGGATAGATTGCCCATGGATATCCAGGTGAAAGATAATAATTTAGCACCGAATAATATAAAATTGTACTAGCACTTCCAATGAATGCAACGGATAGCTTTTTGCTATTTTTTCCTAGAAATGCAAGGATGACCCATAAAATAATTGGGAAAATAGCATATAGAAACCATGGATGATCTGACTCATTTGTATAGTTAGCGGCAACTAAGAAAAAGATTGTTACTATCCCAACGAAAAGAGCGAAAAACTTATATTGATTTTTACTTAAAAAATATAGGCTCATTGGCCATAGAATAATTACATAAGAAGGGTATAGAAACCAGAGATGCCCTGGGCTAGTTAGATAATTAACTATGATTAAAAATAAAATACTCATCGCACTTCCAATTGTGGCAAAGGTAATCTTATGTTCCATATTCACCAGCTCCTCATTTTATTTTCAGCCATCTGTAAAACATAGAAAGGGGCCACCATAAAATCGCAAACACTGGATAAACAAACCAAATGTTGTCAGGTGAATAATAGAAATTAATAAAAATGAACAATGCGATAATTAAAATAGCTCCCCATATGGAAAAATTCAAGTCAATTTTTGCTCTCTTTTTTCTATCAGGTCTCTTGCTTGGTTTGCTGATACCAAGCTCCATTTTTAATTCTTCAATATTTCCAAATTCTACAATCGCCTTATTGATGGCATCTTCTTCTTCCTTCCCTTGTGCCATAAGATCATAGACTTTTTCTTCGAGATTTTGAAAGATTTCTTGTTTAATTCTTTCTTTTTCCTCACTATTAGGAATATCTTTAAATAATTCATCTACATGGTTTTTAATCTTTCTCACTCTAATCCCTCCATAAATAAATCAATGATTTCTTTTAATTCTTTCCACTCTTTAACGGTTTCTTTGAAATAGGCTTTTCCTAAAGTGGTAATTCTGTAATATTTTCTCTTTCCCCCATGAGACACATCGCCATAATAAGACTCAATTAATTCCTTTTTTTCAAGGCGCTGAAAAACAGCATATAATGTAGCCTCTTTAATTTGGAAACGATTTTCTGTCCTCAAGCTAATTTGTTTTGAGATTTCATAACCATATTGATCATTTTCATAAATTAATCGCAAAATAATGGATTCCAGATGACCACGAATAATATCACTTCTAATCATAACGTCCCTTCCTCGCTTAGGATGATAGTTCTATCTGATAGAGTAATGTTAAAATCATTTACTCTATGTGTCAAAGTAATTTTAGGATGACTAATAAAATGGCTGTAACTATTGGTAATAAAGGGATATTTATAAAAAAATGATTCTAATATAAGAAATATTTTTATGAGGTAGAGTAATATTAAAGAGTTTGTATACATAATCTCGAGAGAGAAATTGAAATAATTAACGGAGATTTTAATGGGTATCTATTAAATTTTTATTAGGAATAATGATATAATTATTTAACAAAAAATTCTGATATAAAGGGAGAAATATATGAACTGGACAACGATTAGTAAATCCAAAAATATCTCTCAGGTCCAAGAAGCTTTAACAAAATTGGATATTCATGAACGTGATGCGCGAGGAAGGACACCTTTATTGATTTTTATCACAAACCGAGCACCAGTTGAATCAATTAAATTATTATTAGATCATGGAGCAGAACTGGAAGTAGCAGATAGATTAGGAGAGACTCCATTAAAAAAAGCAGTCAAGTTTCAACATAGGGAGACGATCGAACTTCTGCTTGATTACGGAGCTAAATTAGATGCACCTGGCGGAATCTTGGAATCTGCATGGAATATTGCCCGTTTTCGAGATTTTTCATTAGCCGATTTATTGATTGAAACAAGAGGAGCTGTGCGCTTAACTTTAACAAATGAGGAAAATCAATTAGTAGATGATATACTACATCAAGAATCTGAAAAAATATGTCATGAAATTAAGCAATTATCCTCAACGGAACTCTTACATGCCGTTGTGCAGCGATATAATTGGGATAATGGGATAGAAGCGATGTTAACTGTTTTTGAACATCCGGCGTGTGCCGAAATTACGGTGCTTGATATGTATGATTTGTTGGAAGGAGATTCCTGGCTAGAAATGGAAGGAGATCTTTATACAGAGGCACAAGCTTGTAAGAAGTTTGCCGAAAAGTTGAAGCCAGCTATTGATACCTATTATGAACGCTTTAAGGTATAATGCTCTTTTTCATTTGGATCAGGTTTAGTATCGAAAATTTCTAATAAATGAAGTTTCATTTTATAAAGGGGATCATTTTGAAGTATAGAGAGGAGCAATATTTTGGAATTTAATACAGAAAGATTAGTCATTAGACCATTTCAGTATGATGACTTACAGGATGTGTTTAATATTTATAATAACGATGACATTTGTAAATATCTCTTACATGATAAGTGGACACAGGAAAATATGTGTGAAGAATTTAGTCCAAAGCTAGAAAATAATCTGCTGACAGAAGGGACACCTTTAAGTTTAGCAGTAGTAAGTGATGCTAAAGTAATTGGTGATTTATCTGTATGGTATACAGGAATGAAGGATACTGTTGAAATTGGTTATAGTTTTTCTAAAGAGGCTTCTGGAAAAGGCTATGCAACAGAAGCGGTGAGTGCTTTAGTGAAGAAGTTGTTTATCGATTTTAATGTACACAGGATACAAGCTAATCTTGACGCAAGAAATAAGGCATCGCAGAAATTATGTGAACGTGTAGGAATGAGGAAAGAAGCTCATTTTATTCAGGATTTCTGGAATAAAGGTGAATGGACAGATAGTATTGTGTTTGGAATGCTGGCTTCTGATTTAAATTAAGGGAATTAAGGAATAAATAATTATATCAGGCTGTCAAGAAATCCCGACAGCCTGATATTTCTTTTAAAGTAGCGTTTTTTATCATATAAGTTTGGGGAAGATTAAAAATGCCACTTCATACCCTTCGAATTCCACTACCACTTATCGTAAATCCTCTTTCATTTTATATTTGATAGCTATCACAGAAAATACAGCTAAGAAAATGACTGCCACACCAGCAACATGAATAACATCATTTGTATGATGTAAGTCTTTTGTGCTCGTAATTGTGTTCACTAATAAGTAGGAAGATAGATTTGTGTTGCTAATAAGAGACTCTAATGCACTTATGACCATTCCCAAGGCATTCAATGAGAGGACGATTCCAATTACAATAATGGCGATTACATTTTTAATAATCATGGCTACACACATTACTACAATGGAAAATGCCCAATGGAGTAAAAACTGTCCGATTAGTAGCTTTATGAAGTACCCTAAATCTCCGATAGTAGCATGACCAAAGAACAATGATCTTCCAATTAAATCAGCCATAAGCATCGCAAGGAATATAAGCATGGTGAATATTCCTAGGATCAGGATTTTTGAAAGGACAGAATTCCTTCGCGCGTTTTTCATGGATATATAATTTTTATAAAAGCCAGAGTTGTATTCAGTGATATAAAAGTAGACGCTGAATACAGCAATATACATTAATACCCATGATGGAGTTTGACCTAGCATCATTTGGATAAATTGACTTTCATTCATACTGCTGATTAGCATTTCTCCTTGGACAGCAGGCTGGGCATATTGTTTCAGCATAAATATGCCAAAGATTTGAAAAGCAATAAAGACAAGTAATAATACATACATTATTTTATTTGAAAAGAAACGGTTTAGATCCATTTTGAGTAGATTAATCATGTGTATCACCGCCGCTTCCTGTCCGTTCCAAAAAGTATTGTTCTAAACTCTGTTTATGTTTTGTAATGTAGTGAACAAAGACCCCGTTTTCAGCAAGTGTTTTAACGATTTGTTGGCTTTCCACATGTGTATCATGGATATGAATGATACGTTCATTGATTACTTTGTATCTTTGAATTCCTAGATTTTTTTCCAAAATAGGAATAGCCATTTTAGCTTCGTCAACTTCTAATTCAATACGATTTTCACATTGAAGCAATAATTCTTCTTTAGAAATATTTTCAATAACCTTACCATGATGAAGGATTACATATTTGGTTGCCACCTTTGATAACTCCTCCAATATATGGCTGGAAATAATGATAGTAATTCCTGTCTTATTCAAATCCAAAATCAACTTCCGGATTTCAGAAATACCTTGTGGATCAAGTCCATTAATGGGTTCATCCAAAATTAACACATCTGGACTTCCTATTAATGCAACTGCTATCCCTAATCTTTGCTTCATACCCATGGAAAAGTTTTTGACCTTCTTCTTGTGAGTTCTATCCAAACCAACTAGCTTTAGTAGGTCGTTAATATATCTCTGACGATCTTTTAGCCCATAGGAAATGGCTATTAAATCAAGATTTTTATAAGCAGAATAATTTGGGTATACTCCTGTATTTTCAATTAATAAACCCATTCGCTCGAAATAAGAATGGTTTTCTTGTACTGCATGATCAAATAAATGAATTTTTCCAGATGAAGGATAGATCAATCCCCCAATCATTTTCAGCAAAGTAGATTTTCCAGCTCCATTTGGACCGATCAATCCGAAGATTTCACCCTTCCGTATTTTGAAATCTACGTTATCTACGGCTACTTTTGCTTTAAATTTTTTGGTTAGCTGTTTCACTTCAATAATTTCACTCGACATATTGGTTACCCTCCTTAGAAATTAATGTAATAAAAGAAAGCTAATATAACGTCAAGAAAAGGTTAAGAAAGTTCAAAGAAACATTTATTTGCTTAACCGAAAACCAATCCCCCATACTGTTTCAATATAATTCTCATCATCAAAGGCTTTGATTTTATTACGAATATTACTGATGTGAACAGTAATGGTCTTATCTTCTCCAACATATATTTCATCCCAAGCTAGCTCATATAAGTCCTGTCTAGTAAACACACGTGTTGGATTTTTTATTAAGAGTTCAATGATTTTATATTCTTGCCTAGTAAGATTTAATTCTGATTGATGAACGGTAACACTCATTGTGTCACTATCTAAAGTTAAGTTTTTATGTCTGTAGGATGTAGTGGTTCTAATTTTAGTATTTCTTTTGAGATGTACATGGATTCTGGCGAGCAATTCTTCTACTTCAAACGGCTTGGTGACATAATCGTCAGCTCCCAAATCAAATAAGTTTAATTTGTGATCGAGCTTTTCTTTGGCAGATAGTACAATCACTGGTGTGTCATACTGTAAATCTGTTCTTAGTTCATTCATAAAAGCTTCTCCTGATAAACCTGGAAGCATAAGGTCTAAGATAATAAGGTCATAGGCTTGCTGACTAACATTTATTTTCCCTTCACTACCAGAAAAGGCTTGTGTACATAGGAAATTCTCTTTCTGCAGGACATCATAGATAATATTATTGATATGCTCATCATCCTCAATAATTAGGATATGAGGTTGTCTACTTTCATTCTCTAGCATGCTTATCCTCCTTTTTAAATATCACACTGATACAAAATTGATTGCCTCTAAATCAGCATGGACATGGCCATCCATTTTCTCAACAAGTGATTTTACAATGGAAAGACCTAATCCCGAAGAAGGATGGCTACGCGAGGAATCTTCTTTATAAAAACGAGTAAATATCTTGTTGAAATTAATCAATTGGCTTTGTTTCAGCAGGTTACGAAAATGTAGTCGAGCTTCATTTTGACTTTCTTCATACTGGATTGTTAAAGTTCCTTCTCCGTGGGAAAAATAATTTCTAATAATATTTTCATAGACTCTCTCTAATGCATTCTGATCACCCATCATATAGACAGGGAGCTCTGGGAGACTAATGTCTGGTTCCTCACCATTTTGATTAAATTCATCGATGAAAAAGAATAAACGTTTCTTCAGTGTATTAACTAAATCAACGGATTCAAGCTTTAAATGATAATCTGGGTTTTGCAATTTTGTATATAAGAACAGTTCATCTACAAGTGTAATAATCTGTTTTATTCTAGTCTGAGCCAAAGAAACATAATGTGCTTTCTCATCGGGATTTTCAGAGCGCTCAGCTAGCTGTAGGTAACCGTCAAGTGAGGTGAGTGGAGTTCGTATGTCATGGGATAAGCTAACAATTGTCTGATTGATTTCTTCATTTTTCTTTATAAATGCTTGGTTTTGGTCTCTTTGCTTGCGAAGAAATGTATTGCATACTTCCATCAGTTGATAAATTTCTTTAGGTTTAATTTGAGACTGAATAAACTTGAAGGAATGATGCTTTGAAATAAAGGTTAGCTGATTTCCAATATCCTTTACCTGGTTTTTGTAGTACAGCAAGTAAACTGTCTGAATGATAAATGCGATGGATATTAGGATTAAGGCAATAAGCATTTCTCCACTTCCTTTTTAAATAATGACGAAAATTTTCTTTGTCATCATTGTATATCAAAAATCTGTTATTTTCGATATGAAGCTGCTCAAGATATGAAAATAAGAGGTTAATAATATTCTTTTGAATTGTTACTAGAAAAGGTTTTTCATAAAATAATATGAAATTATTCTCGCGTTACAATTACTTTCTATGCGAAATCTTCACTTATCCCACTTTATATGAAATTCGGCTTAAATTATTAACCTTCTTTCGCTTTAATATAATAGAAAGCTAATACTTGAACAGAAAATCAAAAAGAGAAGCATTCTAAGAAGAAACCTAACAAAAGGGAATATTTACAGAGTTATTTAATAAAATAGGAGGAAGAAATTCAATGAAATAACCTTGGAAAAATTAATGAAAATTTCCACAACACACTTGTTTAAACTCGATGCAGGGATATTTTTAGAGATAATCGAATTATAGAATAACAATAGTAGAATTATTTAATGGTACCGATTGAAAATCAGGAA contains the following coding sequences:
- a CDS encoding ABC transporter permease; amino-acid sequence: MINLLKMDLNRFFSNKIMYVLLLVFIAFQIFGIFMLKQYAQPAVQGEMLISSMNESQFIQMMLGQTPSWVLMYIAVFSVYFYITEYNSGFYKNYISMKNARRNSVLSKILILGIFTMLIFLAMLMADLIGRSLFFGHATIGDLGYFIKLLIGQFLLHWAFSIVVMCVAMIIKNVIAIIVIGIVLSLNALGMVISALESLISNTNLSSYLLVNTITSTKDLHHTNDVIHVAGVAVIFLAVFSVIAIKYKMKEDLR
- a CDS encoding ABC transporter ATP-binding protein, with the protein product MSSEIIEVKQLTKKFKAKVAVDNVDFKIRKGEIFGLIGPNGAGKSTLLKMIGGLIYPSSGKIHLFDHAVQENHSYFERMGLLIENTGVYPNYSAYKNLDLIAISYGLKDRQRYINDLLKLVGLDRTHKKKVKNFSMGMKQRLGIAVALIGSPDVLILDEPINGLDPQGISEIRKLILDLNKTGITIIISSHILEELSKVATKYVILHHGKVIENISKEELLLQCENRIELEVDEAKMAIPILEKNLGIQRYKVINERIIHIHDTHVESQQIVKTLAENGVFVHYITKHKQSLEQYFLERTGSGGDTHD
- a CDS encoding DUF5713 family protein, coding for MKEINYLEIMYKDDYYPNFLVDKIKVLLEDGVQYLQQGTHSLEEIQAKFDEITRSINDLEDEFDQHHSEIETVARDSIAVTVMEILQAYNIELDIEDAIREREW
- a CDS encoding GNAT family N-acetyltransferase, yielding MEFNTERLVIRPFQYDDLQDVFNIYNNDDICKYLLHDKWTQENMCEEFSPKLENNLLTEGTPLSLAVVSDAKVIGDLSVWYTGMKDTVEIGYSFSKEASGKGYATEAVSALVKKLFIDFNVHRIQANLDARNKASQKLCERVGMRKEAHFIQDFWNKGEWTDSIVFGMLASDLN
- a CDS encoding permease prefix domain 1-containing protein, giving the protein MRKIKNHVDELFKDIPNSEEKERIKQEIFQNLEEKVYDLMAQGKEEEDAINKAIVEFGNIEELKMELGISKPSKRPDRKKRAKIDLNFSIWGAILIIALFIFINFYYSPDNIWFVYPVFAILWWPLSMFYRWLKIK
- a CDS encoding DUF4274 domain-containing protein, translated to MNWTTISKSKNISQVQEALTKLDIHERDARGRTPLLIFITNRAPVESIKLLLDHGAELEVADRLGETPLKKAVKFQHRETIELLLDYGAKLDAPGGILESAWNIARFRDFSLADLLIETRGAVRLTLTNEENQLVDDILHQESEKICHEIKQLSSTELLHAVVQRYNWDNGIEAMLTVFEHPACAEITVLDMYDLLEGDSWLEMEGDLYTEAQACKKFAEKLKPAIDTYYERFKV
- a CDS encoding DUF4303 domain-containing protein, which translates into the protein MEELATVIANAARKAFKNLFANGESFYYCTLFTTGEGHEPYISAWSWEALEREANNPTTWSRDSLHKGKIDNVVLSKRKELMKWSYVDSPYYCSGEEHFQYVKKLFEARPSSAQLDEEKWLIEWQLRLEAMELAMKILDKEGLFSLNQARELICILVEVMPPDEINTQIAKRLNEAYNLALQSWLSEAAE
- a CDS encoding PadR family transcriptional regulator, which produces MIRSDIIRGHLESIILRLIYENDQYGYEISKQISLRTENRFQIKEATLYAVFQRLEKKELIESYYGDVSHGGKRKYYRITTLGKAYFKETVKEWKELKEIIDLFMEGLE
- a CDS encoding sensor histidine kinase, whose protein sequence is MLIALILISIAFIIQTVYLLYYKNQVKDIGNQLTFISKHHSFKFIQSQIKPKEIYQLMEVCNTFLRKQRDQNQAFIKKNEEINQTIVSLSHDIRTPLTSLDGYLQLAERSENPDEKAHYVSLAQTRIKQIITLVDELFLYTKLQNPDYHLKLESVDLVNTLKKRLFFFIDEFNQNGEEPDISLPELPVYMMGDQNALERVYENIIRNYFSHGEGTLTIQYEESQNEARLHFRNLLKQSQLINFNKIFTRFYKEDSSRSHPSSGLGLSIVKSLVEKMDGHVHADLEAINFVSV
- a CDS encoding DUF1963 domain-containing protein gives rise to the protein MRAAWRKQAIINILEKYDLNLKLEIMGKKELKTLLIEYAEVALRLDLEAEENYAQVGNSRIAGRPDLPPSIKWPCTADGEAYTFLAQINLSELPFLPSDSWPTAGMLYFFLGLDEPAYNIDHQVMYYNGDFADLTLANFPEGVEEVNADEREFIAHRITWQPQLSLPDLGEDSDVLLQEYEELYTEICDVSDALGGGLQTWAGETQLDAYLCRNGMAELLFQTHKTPERVDQQAVEAFTDGRDQYGMHLLEEVLPLLRKYKEHEEQHQQAAKNWQVLFSLSSVDEVNMCWWDAGYLEFLINVEDLKEGRFNNTYLNLATS
- a CDS encoding response regulator transcription factor, with protein sequence MLENESRQPHILIIEDDEHINNIIYDVLQKENFLCTQAFSGSEGKINVSQQAYDLIILDLMLPGLSGEAFMNELRTDLQYDTPVIVLSAKEKLDHKLNLFDLGADDYVTKPFEVEELLARIHVHLKRNTKIRTTTSYRHKNLTLDSDTMSVTVHQSELNLTRQEYKIIELLIKNPTRVFTRQDLYELAWDEIYVGEDKTITVHISNIRNKIKAFDDENYIETVWGIGFRLSK